Proteins encoded within one genomic window of Sphingomonas cannabina:
- a CDS encoding DHA2 family efflux MFS transporter permease subunit, translated as MATAAASTAQAPSAPPAPDGAALYTPNRPLLTVGVMLATIMQILDSTIANVALPHMQATLSATADTITWVLTSYIVASAIAIPITGWLADRIGSRNLFLWSVAGFIVSSALCGMATGLTEMVAFRLLQGISAAFMNPLSQTVLLDINPPEKQAKAMSIWGMGIMVGPILGPVIGGWLTDNYNWRWVFYVNLPLGVFCFAVLWWLLPSRPVRRREFDITGFALLSLGIASLQLMLDRGQNQDWFSSTEVVIEALVAGIALWMAIVHMFTAKKPMFDRELWRNRNLVTAILFMLVIGVVMMATMALLPPMLQNLYGYPVLDTGVLLMPRGFGIVFSMFLAANLTQRGFDPRILVGVGFVVAAFSLWQMTQWTIVMSSTPFIVSGLIQGLGMGLIFMPLQSMAFATLPPHYRTEGSSLMNLMRNVGASVGISGVTALLAQNIQVSHSEVGQHVTAETLGTLDPSLLGIGGSIGDSVMAMIDGEVNRQAAMIAYLDDFKAMMIVTALSIPLVLFLKKPPRPKASEKAAPVDLH; from the coding sequence GGCGTGATGCTGGCGACGATCATGCAGATCCTCGACTCGACGATCGCCAACGTCGCGCTTCCGCACATGCAGGCGACGCTCAGCGCCACCGCCGACACCATCACCTGGGTGCTGACCAGCTACATCGTCGCCTCGGCGATCGCGATCCCGATCACCGGCTGGCTCGCCGACCGTATCGGATCGCGCAACCTGTTCCTGTGGTCGGTCGCGGGCTTCATCGTCTCCTCGGCGCTGTGCGGCATGGCGACCGGCCTCACCGAGATGGTGGCGTTCCGCCTGCTCCAGGGCATCAGCGCCGCCTTCATGAACCCGCTCAGCCAGACGGTGCTGCTCGACATCAACCCGCCCGAGAAGCAGGCCAAGGCGATGTCGATCTGGGGGATGGGCATCATGGTCGGTCCGATCCTGGGGCCGGTGATCGGCGGCTGGCTCACCGACAACTACAACTGGCGCTGGGTCTTCTACGTCAACCTGCCACTCGGCGTGTTCTGCTTCGCGGTGCTGTGGTGGCTGCTCCCCTCCCGCCCGGTCCGCAGGCGCGAGTTCGACATCACCGGCTTCGCGCTGCTCTCGCTCGGCATCGCGTCGCTGCAGCTCATGCTCGACCGCGGCCAGAACCAGGACTGGTTCTCCTCGACCGAGGTGGTGATCGAGGCGCTGGTCGCCGGCATCGCGCTGTGGATGGCGATCGTCCACATGTTCACCGCCAAGAAGCCGATGTTCGACCGCGAGCTGTGGAGGAACCGCAATCTCGTGACGGCCATCCTGTTCATGCTGGTGATCGGCGTGGTGATGATGGCGACGATGGCGCTGCTGCCGCCGATGCTGCAGAACCTCTACGGCTATCCGGTGCTCGACACCGGCGTGCTGCTGATGCCGCGCGGGTTCGGCATCGTGTTCAGCATGTTCCTCGCCGCCAACCTCACCCAGCGCGGCTTCGATCCGCGCATCCTGGTCGGCGTCGGCTTCGTCGTCGCCGCCTTCTCGCTGTGGCAGATGACCCAGTGGACGATCGTGATGAGCTCGACCCCGTTCATCGTCTCCGGCCTCATCCAGGGGCTCGGCATGGGGCTGATCTTCATGCCGCTGCAGAGCATGGCCTTCGCGACGCTGCCGCCGCACTACCGCACCGAGGGGTCGAGCCTCATGAACCTGATGCGCAACGTCGGCGCGTCGGTCGGCATCTCGGGCGTGACCGCGCTGCTCGCGCAGAACATCCAGGTCAGCCATTCCGAAGTCGGCCAGCATGTGACGGCCGAGACACTGGGCACGCTCGATCCGTCGCTGCTCGGCATAGGCGGCAGTATCGGCGATTCGGTGATGGCGATGATCGATGGCGAAGTGAACCGGCAAGCGGCGATGATCGCTTATCTCGACGACTTCAAGGCGATGATGATCGTCACCGCCCTGTCGATCCCGCTGGTGCTGTTCCTCAAGAAGCCGCCGCGGCCGAAGGCGAGCGAGAAGGCGGCGCCGGTCGACCTTCACTAA
- a CDS encoding acetyl-CoA C-acyltransferase produces the protein MSADPIVIASYARTPMGSFQGSLTDASATDLGAVAVGAAVERAGLKGEAIERIYMGCVLPAGLGQAPARQAALKAGLPDHIEATTVNKMCGSGMQAAILAADALAAGSVDLLIAGGMESMTNAPYLSLRHRGGARIGHDVLKDHMYLDGLEDAYEPGKLMGNFAEDVAVEYQFTREAQDAYAIESLTRAQKAQQSGAFDREIVPVEVKTRKGVVTVTLDEQPAKADPAKIPTLKPAFSRDGTITAANASSISDGAAALVMTRASVAEKYGLDPVARIVAHAAHAHAPSRFTTAPVFAMKKALETAGWDLKDVDLFEVNEAFATVAMIAMRDLGIPHDRLNIHGGACALGHPIGASGARILATLMSALETTGQKRGLASLCIGGGEATAVAVEMLR, from the coding sequence ATGTCCGCCGATCCGATCGTCATCGCTTCCTACGCCCGCACCCCGATGGGCAGCTTCCAGGGCTCGCTGACCGATGCGTCGGCGACGGATCTCGGCGCGGTCGCGGTCGGCGCCGCGGTCGAGCGTGCGGGACTCAAGGGCGAAGCGATCGAGCGCATCTACATGGGCTGCGTGCTTCCCGCCGGTCTCGGCCAGGCACCCGCCCGGCAGGCGGCGCTCAAGGCGGGGCTGCCCGACCATATCGAGGCGACCACGGTCAACAAGATGTGCGGCAGCGGCATGCAGGCCGCGATCCTCGCCGCCGACGCGCTCGCCGCCGGATCGGTCGACCTGCTGATCGCCGGCGGCATGGAGAGCATGACCAACGCGCCCTACCTTTCGCTCCGCCACCGCGGCGGCGCGCGCATCGGCCATGACGTGCTCAAGGACCATATGTACCTCGACGGCCTCGAGGACGCCTATGAGCCCGGCAAGCTGATGGGCAATTTCGCCGAGGATGTCGCGGTCGAGTATCAGTTCACCCGCGAGGCGCAGGACGCCTATGCGATCGAATCGCTCACCCGCGCGCAGAAGGCGCAGCAATCGGGCGCCTTCGACCGCGAGATCGTTCCGGTCGAGGTCAAGACCCGCAAGGGCGTCGTCACCGTCACGCTCGACGAGCAGCCGGCCAAGGCCGACCCCGCCAAGATCCCGACGCTCAAGCCTGCCTTCTCCAGGGACGGCACCATCACCGCCGCCAATGCCTCGTCGATCTCGGACGGCGCCGCCGCGCTGGTGATGACCCGCGCGTCGGTCGCGGAGAAATACGGCCTCGATCCGGTCGCGCGCATCGTCGCCCATGCCGCCCATGCCCACGCCCCGTCGCGCTTCACCACCGCGCCGGTGTTCGCGATGAAAAAGGCGCTGGAGACGGCCGGCTGGGACCTGAAGGACGTCGATCTGTTCGAGGTTAACGAAGCCTTCGCCACGGTCGCCATGATCGCGATGCGCGACCTCGGCATTCCGCACGACCGGCTCAACATCCACGGCGGCGCCTGCGCGCTCGGCCATCCGATCGGCGCGAGCGGCGCGCGTATCCTCGCAACGCTGATGTCCGCACTCGAGACCACCGGCCAGAAGCGCGGCCTCGCCTCGCTCTGCATCGGCGGCGGCGAGGCGACGGCGGTCGCGGTGGAGATGCTGCGCTAG
- a CDS encoding TonB-dependent receptor plug domain-containing protein produces MAISIRQCLLASTFFVVAVAPAHAQDTTSLETTAAQTDESRADSEIVVTGTRIARANLEYASPVAVIGEQEIQFRQPGTADDLLRNFPGIRPSLGAGVNNGSDGSATVELRGIGAQRTMVLLDGRRLVPFGLDGLTDTNNVPVALIEQVQVLTGGASSTYGADAVAGVVNFITKRNFTGIDASASYRISERGDAARFKADVVLGANIDDGRGNVVFSVGYTKANPLLHTARSISEVPISSTTGQFSGATAAQVTIFASPTNAALGLPASSFGAVVDPSTGRLRAATASDTYNTNNGTYFQTPLDRINFYSAGRYEITDGVEFYSSAMFTRNKVRLQLASSGTFSNTYQLALNNPYLPAGVRGQLCAARGISAASCDAAAAVQGGPGTAGYLEIPVIAQRRFTEYGPRGNVVESEMFQVQGGFRGNITSGLKYDFSAQYGETTQNQTRENWGSYSKVQQALRAYRAADGTLRCVDTSNNCVPLNLFGANGSITPEQLAFIDLDAIINRKVRQTVVTGSVNGDLFASPFASNKIAFAVGGEYRKISAASQPDGPSQIQGEVLGTGARTPPDFGQYSVKEVFGEINAPLIEDKPFFYRLSVEAAVRYSDYTTTGGSTTWKAGGTWEPYQGFKFRGTYQVAVRSPNIQELYQSPVQALGNLTVDPCQGAVSGGLAALCVATGAPAGTIGSIPAPTSGQINNTTSGNRDLDVERAKTYTLGGAFTPSFMPGFALTVDYFNIRVRDAITQPAQSDILNGCYSAALNPGFTYNAFCQLIGRNPLTGSLNGAGETPGVILTYSNLGVIETAGVDIGLSQRTKMEDLGINDEGTLSLEFNATRLSYYHFQATPNAINRDCTGYYSAGGCTNPRAKWRWNSRLTYARELFDISLLWTHISAVSLEPYLATRLPGDVPQPGGPNPTTVLEAFRSIPAYDYYDLAFRVKPTDTVEFSLTVNNLLDKKPPLVGSGVGGTTFNSGNTFPTIYDPIGRSFTMGARLKF; encoded by the coding sequence GTGGCTATCTCGATACGGCAATGCTTGCTTGCCTCGACCTTCTTCGTCGTCGCCGTGGCACCGGCACATGCACAGGATACGACATCGCTGGAAACGACCGCGGCGCAGACCGATGAATCCCGAGCGGATTCCGAGATCGTGGTTACGGGGACGCGCATCGCGCGCGCCAATCTCGAATACGCCAGTCCGGTTGCCGTGATCGGCGAGCAGGAGATCCAGTTCCGTCAGCCCGGCACTGCCGATGACCTGCTCCGCAACTTCCCCGGCATCCGCCCGTCGCTGGGCGCCGGCGTCAACAACGGGTCGGACGGCTCGGCGACGGTCGAGCTTCGCGGTATCGGCGCGCAACGCACGATGGTGCTGCTCGATGGCCGCAGGCTCGTACCGTTCGGCCTCGACGGCCTGACCGATACCAACAACGTCCCCGTCGCGCTCATCGAGCAGGTCCAGGTGCTGACCGGCGGCGCCTCGTCGACCTACGGTGCCGACGCCGTCGCGGGCGTCGTCAACTTCATCACCAAGCGCAACTTCACGGGCATCGACGCGAGCGCGAGCTACCGCATCTCCGAACGCGGCGACGCTGCCCGTTTCAAGGCGGACGTGGTGCTCGGCGCCAACATCGACGACGGTCGCGGCAACGTCGTCTTCAGCGTCGGCTACACCAAAGCCAACCCGCTCCTGCACACCGCCCGCTCGATCAGCGAGGTTCCGATCAGCTCGACGACCGGACAATTCTCCGGCGCGACGGCCGCACAGGTCACGATCTTCGCCTCGCCGACCAACGCCGCGCTTGGGCTGCCGGCCAGCAGCTTCGGCGCAGTCGTCGATCCCAGCACCGGCCGGCTGAGGGCGGCGACCGCTTCGGATACCTACAACACGAACAACGGCACCTATTTCCAGACGCCGCTCGACCGCATCAATTTCTATTCGGCCGGCCGCTACGAGATCACCGACGGCGTCGAATTCTATTCGAGCGCGATGTTCACGCGTAACAAGGTGAGATTGCAGCTCGCCTCGTCCGGCACGTTCAGCAACACCTATCAGCTCGCGTTGAACAATCCCTATCTGCCCGCCGGCGTCCGCGGCCAGCTCTGTGCCGCGCGCGGGATCAGCGCTGCGAGCTGCGATGCAGCCGCTGCCGTCCAGGGCGGACCGGGCACGGCCGGCTATCTGGAGATCCCGGTGATCGCGCAGCGCCGCTTCACCGAATACGGCCCGCGCGGCAACGTCGTCGAATCCGAGATGTTCCAGGTGCAGGGCGGCTTCCGCGGCAACATCACCTCGGGGTTGAAGTACGACTTCTCGGCGCAATATGGCGAGACGACCCAGAACCAGACCCGCGAGAACTGGGGATCGTACAGCAAGGTCCAGCAGGCGCTGCGTGCCTATCGCGCGGCCGACGGCACGCTCCGCTGCGTCGACACCAGCAACAACTGCGTGCCGCTGAACCTGTTCGGCGCGAACGGATCGATCACCCCCGAACAGCTCGCCTTCATCGATCTCGACGCGATCATCAACCGCAAGGTGCGCCAGACCGTCGTGACCGGCAGCGTCAACGGCGACCTGTTCGCCTCGCCGTTCGCCAGCAACAAGATCGCCTTCGCGGTCGGCGGCGAGTATCGCAAGATCTCGGCGGCCAGCCAGCCCGACGGCCCGTCGCAGATCCAGGGCGAGGTGCTCGGAACCGGCGCGCGCACGCCGCCCGATTTCGGCCAGTACAGCGTCAAGGAAGTCTTCGGCGAGATCAACGCCCCGCTGATCGAGGACAAGCCGTTCTTCTATCGCCTGAGCGTCGAAGCCGCCGTCCGCTATTCGGACTATACCACGACCGGCGGCAGCACGACCTGGAAGGCCGGCGGCACCTGGGAGCCCTATCAGGGGTTCAAGTTCCGCGGCACCTATCAGGTGGCGGTGCGCTCGCCCAACATCCAGGAGCTGTACCAGTCGCCGGTGCAGGCGCTCGGCAACCTGACGGTCGATCCGTGCCAGGGCGCGGTGTCAGGCGGACTGGCCGCGCTCTGCGTGGCGACCGGCGCCCCTGCGGGCACGATCGGCTCGATCCCTGCGCCGACCTCGGGCCAGATCAACAACACCACCTCGGGCAACCGCGACCTCGATGTCGAGCGCGCCAAGACCTATACGCTGGGCGGCGCGTTCACGCCGAGCTTCATGCCCGGCTTCGCGCTGACCGTCGATTACTTCAACATCCGCGTCCGCGACGCGATCACCCAGCCGGCGCAGTCGGACATCCTCAACGGCTGCTATTCGGCAGCGCTGAATCCCGGCTTCACCTACAATGCGTTCTGCCAGCTGATCGGGCGCAACCCGCTCACCGGCAGCCTCAACGGCGCGGGCGAGACGCCGGGCGTGATCCTGACCTATTCGAACCTGGGCGTGATCGAGACGGCCGGTGTCGACATCGGCCTGTCACAGCGCACGAAGATGGAGGATCTGGGGATCAACGACGAGGGCACGCTCTCGCTCGAATTCAACGCGACCCGTCTCAGCTATTATCACTTCCAGGCCACGCCGAATGCGATCAACCGCGATTGCACCGGCTATTACAGCGCGGGCGGATGCACCAACCCGCGCGCGAAATGGCGCTGGAACAGCCGCCTGACCTATGCTCGGGAGCTGTTCGACATCTCGCTCTTGTGGACGCACATCAGCGCGGTCTCGCTCGAGCCGTATCTGGCGACGCGTCTTCCGGGCGATGTCCCACAGCCGGGTGGGCCGAACCCCACCACCGTCCTGGAGGCGTTCCGCAGCATCCCGGCATACGACTATTATGACCTGGCATTCCGGGTGAAGCCGACCGACACCGTCGAGTTCAGCCTCACCGTGAACAACCTGCTGGACAAGAAGCCGCCGCTGGTCGGATCGGGCGTGGGCGGCACGACGTTCAACAGCGGCAACACCTTCCCGACAATCTATGATCCGATCGGGCGGTCGTTCACCATGGGCGCGCGTCTCAAGTTCTGA
- a CDS encoding GNAT family N-acetyltransferase produces the protein MRIVPADLDHPAVVALIEHHLREAHRNSPPGSAFALDLSGLRDPALSVFAAWEGETLLGLGALKELAPDHGELKSMRTAPDQLRRGVAKAMLEHLIAEARSRGYRRVSLETGTNDAFAPARAMYEAAGFTPSGPFGDYELTEFNRCYSLAI, from the coding sequence GTGAGGATCGTGCCGGCGGACCTCGATCATCCCGCGGTCGTTGCGCTCATCGAGCATCATCTGCGCGAGGCCCATCGCAACTCGCCGCCGGGCAGCGCCTTCGCGCTCGACCTCAGCGGGCTGCGTGATCCCGCTCTGTCCGTCTTCGCTGCTTGGGAGGGCGAGACGCTGCTCGGGCTCGGCGCGCTCAAGGAGCTCGCGCCGGACCACGGCGAGCTCAAGTCGATGCGCACCGCGCCGGATCAGCTCCGCAGAGGCGTTGCCAAGGCGATGCTCGAGCACCTGATCGCCGAGGCACGTTCACGCGGCTACCGGCGGGTAAGTTTGGAGACCGGCACCAACGACGCGTTCGCACCGGCGCGGGCAATGTACGAAGCGGCAGGCTTCACGCCCAGCGGGCCGTTCGGCGACTATGAGCTGACCGAGTTCAACCGCTGCTATTCGCTGGCGATCTGA
- a CDS encoding SH3 domain-containing protein codes for MRIAKLLVMATIAAGLAASAEAQTRKTPYYASINAGQARMRTGPGRNYPASWLYQRAGLPVKVVDIYKEWRKVEDPGGTQGWMLANLLTDARTGYVTDTIVAMRSAPDANAAIQWRAAPGVVGRISKCSRGWCRFDVKGRAGYVEAIHLWGVDPGEDVP; via the coding sequence ATGCGCATCGCAAAGCTGCTGGTCATGGCGACGATCGCCGCCGGACTCGCCGCGTCCGCCGAGGCGCAGACCCGCAAGACACCCTATTATGCCTCGATCAACGCCGGGCAGGCGCGGATGCGCACCGGCCCCGGGCGCAACTATCCGGCGAGCTGGCTTTACCAGCGCGCCGGGCTGCCGGTGAAGGTGGTCGACATCTACAAGGAATGGCGCAAGGTCGAGGACCCCGGCGGCACGCAGGGGTGGATGCTCGCCAACCTGCTGACCGACGCGCGTACCGGCTACGTTACCGACACGATCGTGGCGATGCGATCCGCGCCGGATGCGAACGCGGCGATCCAGTGGCGCGCGGCGCCTGGGGTGGTCGGCAGGATCAGCAAGTGCAGCCGCGGCTGGTGCCGGTTCGACGTCAAAGGTCGCGCGGGCTATGTCGAGGCGATCCACCTCTGGGGCGTCGATCCGGGCGAGGACGTGCCGTGA
- a CDS encoding 2-hydroxyacid dehydrogenase, giving the protein MASRPARPKVVVTRELPIAVMDRLETLFDATLNRDDAPVDLAAAMADTDVLVPTVTDQITAELIAGAGERLKLIANFGAGVNHIDLKAARARGIIVTNTPGVLTEDTADMTMALIVAVPRRLVEGEKLVRSGGWKGWSPGGVLGHRIGGKALGILGMGRIGQAVARRARAFGLSIHYHNRHRLPAVIEEELGATWHADLDEMLGMIDILTIHTPRSPDTENLIDARRIALMRPHVYLINTSRGGIVDEDAMIAALEMGRLAGAGLDVWTHEPAIDPRLLALPNVVMTPHMGSATFEGRLATGEKVIANIRAWADGHRPPDQVLEGWA; this is encoded by the coding sequence ATGGCCAGCCGTCCCGCCCGTCCCAAGGTCGTCGTCACCCGCGAGCTGCCGATCGCGGTGATGGACCGGCTCGAAACGCTGTTCGACGCGACGCTCAATCGCGACGATGCGCCGGTCGATCTCGCCGCGGCGATGGCCGACACCGACGTCCTGGTCCCGACCGTCACCGACCAGATCACCGCCGAGCTGATCGCCGGTGCCGGCGAGCGGCTCAAGCTGATCGCCAATTTCGGCGCCGGCGTGAACCACATCGACCTCAAGGCCGCCCGGGCCCGCGGGATCATCGTCACCAACACGCCCGGCGTGCTGACCGAAGACACCGCCGACATGACGATGGCGCTGATCGTCGCGGTGCCGCGCCGGCTGGTCGAGGGCGAGAAGCTGGTGCGGTCGGGCGGGTGGAAGGGCTGGTCGCCCGGCGGCGTGCTCGGTCACCGCATCGGCGGCAAGGCGCTCGGCATCCTCGGCATGGGCCGGATCGGCCAGGCGGTCGCCCGCCGTGCCCGTGCCTTCGGCCTCTCGATCCATTACCACAACCGCCATCGCCTGCCCGCGGTGATCGAGGAGGAGCTCGGCGCCACCTGGCACGCCGATCTCGATGAGATGCTGGGGATGATCGACATCCTGACGATCCACACCCCGCGCAGCCCCGACACCGAGAATCTGATCGACGCCCGCCGCATCGCGCTGATGCGGCCACACGTCTATCTCATCAACACCTCACGCGGCGGCATCGTCGACGAGGATGCGATGATTGCCGCGCTGGAGATGGGGCGCCTTGCCGGGGCCGGCCTCGACGTGTGGACGCACGAGCCCGCGATCGATCCGCGCCTGCTGGCGCTGCCCAATGTCGTGATGACACCGCACATGGGCTCGGCGACCTTCGAGGGCCGGCTGGCGACCGGCGAGAAGGTGATCGCCAACATCCGCGCCTGGGCCGACGGCCACCGCCCGCCCGACCAGGTGCTCGAAGGCTGGGCCTGA
- a CDS encoding DUF6766 family protein produces the protein MKRYAYAWITLAFFLGSLALHWFFGWQAFVDEATQHSQAPEVSGYLHEMLRDTFENWQSEFLQLLWQVVGLAYFLYVGSPSSKENDDRVEAKIDALIRLQAGERGETIIDSIDERYLRHIGHSKPHAHGEPAVPIS, from the coding sequence ATGAAGCGCTATGCCTATGCGTGGATCACCCTCGCCTTCTTCCTCGGTTCGCTCGCGCTGCACTGGTTCTTCGGCTGGCAAGCCTTCGTCGATGAAGCGACCCAGCACAGTCAGGCGCCGGAGGTTTCCGGCTATCTCCATGAGATGCTGCGCGATACCTTCGAGAACTGGCAGTCGGAGTTCCTCCAGCTGCTCTGGCAGGTCGTCGGCCTCGCCTATTTCCTCTACGTCGGCTCGCCGTCGTCCAAGGAGAATGACGATCGCGTCGAGGCCAAGATCGACGCGCTGATCCGTCTTCAGGCCGGCGAGCGCGGCGAGACGATCATCGATTCGATCGACGAACGCTATCTGCGTCACATCGGCCATTCCAAGCCGCACGCCCATGGCGAGCCCGCCGTTCCGATCAGCTGA
- a CDS encoding low affinity iron permease family protein yields the protein MDRIFTTIAGRISGFVGQPVAFILAALFIIVWGVTGPIFHFSDTWQLVVNTATTIVTFLMVFLIQNSQNRDAAAIQAKLDEVIRTLDGARNRFIGIEHKTDVEIEEIRKALEQECEDEEDWTSTEASIAKFRWRR from the coding sequence GTGGACCGTATCTTCACCACGATCGCCGGCAGGATTTCCGGCTTCGTAGGCCAGCCGGTCGCCTTCATCCTGGCCGCGCTGTTCATCATCGTGTGGGGCGTGACCGGTCCGATCTTCCACTTCTCGGATACTTGGCAACTGGTCGTGAACACGGCCACCACCATCGTCACCTTCCTGATGGTGTTCCTGATCCAGAACTCGCAGAACCGCGACGCGGCGGCGATTCAGGCAAAACTCGACGAGGTCATCCGCACGCTCGACGGCGCCCGCAACCGCTTCATCGGCATCGAACACAAGACCGACGTCGAGATCGAGGAGATCCGCAAAGCACTGGAACAGGAATGCGAGGACGAAGAGGACTGGACGAGCACCGAAGCCTCGATCGCCAAGTTCCGTTGGCGGCGGTGA
- a CDS encoding NAD(P)H-dependent flavin oxidoreductase, whose protein sequence is MFKGLTPIIYNGREVWPIVEGGKGVAATNHASAGAWAAAGGIGTVSAVNADSYDPEGRIIPQVYNALTRRDRHEELIAYAIEGAVQQVRRAWDIAGGAGAININVLWEMGGAQRVLHGVLERTRGLVAGVTCGAGMPYKLSEIAASYGVNYLPIVSSGRAFRALWKRAYSKAAEWLAAVVYEDPWLAGGHNGLSNAEDPLKPEDPYPRVKALRETMREGGLSDDVPIVMAGGVWYLRDWNDWIDNPELGKIAFQFGTRPLLTKESPIPEEWKAKLMDIEEGEVLLHRFSPTGFYSSAVRNTFLRNLEARSERQIPFSTQEAGDHTFQLDVGVKGKNFWVTRNDLLRARAWYGAGFTDALKTPDNTLVFVTPEEKGTIRKDQADCMGCLSQCQFSSWADTETNSTGRLADPRSFCIQKTLQDIAHGGPVDHNLMFAGHGAYNFKRDPFYSNGFVPTVKQLVDRILTGD, encoded by the coding sequence TTGTTCAAGGGGCTGACGCCGATCATCTACAACGGCCGCGAGGTCTGGCCGATTGTCGAGGGTGGCAAGGGCGTGGCTGCGACCAACCACGCGTCGGCGGGCGCCTGGGCGGCGGCGGGGGGTATCGGCACGGTGTCTGCGGTGAACGCCGACAGCTACGATCCCGAAGGGCGCATCATTCCGCAGGTCTATAATGCGCTGACCCGGCGCGACCGGCACGAGGAACTGATCGCCTATGCGATCGAGGGCGCGGTGCAGCAGGTCAGGCGCGCCTGGGACATCGCCGGCGGAGCCGGTGCGATCAACATCAACGTGCTGTGGGAGATGGGCGGCGCGCAGCGGGTGCTGCACGGCGTGCTAGAGCGGACGCGCGGGCTGGTGGCGGGCGTCACCTGCGGCGCGGGCATGCCCTACAAGCTGTCGGAGATCGCCGCGTCCTACGGCGTCAACTATCTGCCGATCGTCAGCTCGGGCCGCGCCTTCCGCGCGCTGTGGAAGCGCGCCTATTCGAAGGCGGCGGAGTGGCTGGCGGCGGTGGTCTACGAGGACCCGTGGCTCGCCGGCGGGCACAACGGCCTGTCGAACGCCGAGGACCCGCTGAAGCCCGAGGATCCCTATCCGCGCGTCAAGGCGCTGCGTGAGACGATGCGCGAGGGCGGCCTGTCCGACGACGTGCCGATCGTGATGGCGGGCGGCGTCTGGTATCTGCGCGACTGGAACGACTGGATCGACAATCCCGAGCTCGGCAAGATCGCCTTCCAGTTCGGCACGCGGCCGCTGCTCACCAAGGAAAGCCCGATCCCGGAGGAGTGGAAGGCGAAGCTGATGGACATCGAGGAGGGCGAGGTGCTGCTGCACCGCTTCTCCCCGACCGGCTTCTATTCCTCGGCGGTGCGCAACACCTTCCTGCGTAATCTTGAGGCGCGGTCGGAGCGGCAGATCCCCTTCTCGACGCAGGAGGCGGGCGACCACACCTTCCAGCTCGATGTCGGCGTCAAGGGCAAGAACTTCTGGGTGACGCGCAACGACCTGCTGCGCGCGCGGGCCTGGTACGGTGCGGGCTTCACCGATGCGCTGAAGACGCCGGACAACACCTTGGTGTTCGTGACGCCGGAGGAGAAGGGCACGATCCGCAAGGACCAGGCGGACTGCATGGGCTGCCTCAGCCAGTGCCAGTTCTCGTCCTGGGCGGATACCGAGACCAACTCGACCGGCCGCCTCGCCGACCCGCGCAGCTTCTGCATCCAGAAGACGCTGCAGGACATCGCGCATGGCGGACCGGTGGATCACAATCTGATGTTCGCCGGGCACGGGGCCTATAACTTCAAGCGCGATCCCTTCTATTCCAATGGCTTTGTCCCGACTGTGAAGCAGCTGGTGGATCGTATCCTGACCGGGGATTGA